The following are encoded together in the Oscillatoria salina IIICB1 genome:
- a CDS encoding phosphomannose isomerase type II C-terminal cupin domain, giving the protein MSEEQNNNQSEVATPAENFPVTRTPPWGTVTVLEEGSRYRINRIEVKPGHHISTQMHYHRSEHWIVVSGTAKVICDGKETLLTPKQSTYVPMNTRHRVENPGVIPLVMIEVQNGEFLGDEDIHRLTEEETQTAQ; this is encoded by the coding sequence ATGAGTGAGGAACAAAATAACAATCAGTCTGAAGTTGCTACTCCAGCAGAAAACTTCCCGGTTACTCGCACGCCACCTTGGGGTACTGTTACCGTCCTCGAAGAAGGTTCTCGCTATCGAATTAATCGTATCGAAGTTAAACCGGGACATCACATCAGTACCCAAATGCACTATCATCGCAGCGAACACTGGATTGTGGTTTCAGGGACGGCGAAGGTAATTTGTGATGGTAAGGAAACTTTGCTCACGCCGAAACAATCTACTTACGTTCCCATGAATACCCGTCATCGTGTCGAAAATCCTGGTGTCATTCCTTTGGTAATGATTGAAGTGCAGAATGGCGAATTTCTTGGCGATGAGGATATTCACCGTTTAACTGAAGAAGAGACTCAAACCGCTCAATGA
- a CDS encoding ADP-ribosylglycohydrolase family protein, with protein MTLTTSQLLSGLMGVCVGDALGVSVEFTPRRILLENPVIEMQGFGTYNQPPGTWSDDSSLTFCLAEAMCEGVSPTTELLARTGDNFCRWYESGFWTPHGVVFDIGNATARAIRRLQAGVSPTEAGGTDETSNGNGSLMRILPVAFAYDLLDFPQLIELAHQISCLTHAHPRSQIGCSIYISIAVCLLQGKQPHSAYLEAIQQVVPIYAQPPYASEKHHFQRVLAGNIATLSLAEIRSSGYVVDSLEAALWCFLNSTSYSEAVLKAVNLGEDTDTTAAITGGLAGIYYGRENIPSDWSQQIARQDEIIDLASRLQTALTVSC; from the coding sequence ATGACACTAACTACTTCTCAGCTACTATCAGGATTAATGGGAGTTTGTGTTGGTGATGCTTTGGGCGTTTCAGTCGAATTTACTCCTCGCAGAATACTCCTGGAAAATCCTGTCATCGAAATGCAAGGCTTTGGAACTTACAATCAACCGCCTGGTACTTGGTCTGATGATAGTTCTCTCACCTTTTGTTTAGCTGAAGCTATGTGCGAGGGTGTATCGCCCACGACAGAATTATTAGCGAGAACTGGCGATAATTTTTGTCGCTGGTATGAGTCAGGTTTTTGGACTCCCCACGGTGTAGTTTTCGATATTGGTAATGCTACGGCTAGGGCAATTCGACGACTGCAAGCTGGTGTTTCTCCTACTGAAGCTGGGGGGACTGATGAAACAAGTAATGGCAATGGTTCGTTAATGCGGATTTTACCTGTTGCTTTTGCTTATGATTTGCTGGATTTTCCTCAGTTAATTGAGTTAGCGCATCAAATTTCTTGTTTGACTCACGCTCATCCGCGATCGCAAATTGGTTGTAGTATCTATATCAGTATCGCTGTTTGTCTCTTACAAGGTAAGCAACCTCATTCAGCTTATCTTGAAGCCATTCAACAAGTAGTACCAATTTACGCTCAACCACCCTACGCCTCGGAAAAACACCACTTCCAACGAGTTTTAGCTGGTAATATCGCCACTTTATCTCTTGCTGAAATTCGCTCTTCTGGCTATGTTGTTGATAGCTTAGAAGCGGCTTTATGGTGTTTCCTCAATAGCACTTCTTATTCTGAAGCTGTCTTGAAAGCAGTTAATTTAGGCGAAGATACAGATACTACTGCGGCGATTACTGGCGGTTTGGCAGGAATTTACTACGGTAGAGAAAATATTCCTTCTGACTGGAGCCAACAAATTGCTCGTCAAGATGAGATTATTGACTTAGCCTCTCGCTTACAAACTGCTCTTACTGTTTCTTGCTAG
- the cutA gene encoding divalent-cation tolerance protein CutA, with translation MQQSMSSTSRRYGVVLVTASTKKEAENIASALVEAKLAACVSLTAVNSIYTWQGKVNSEEEWQLIIKSDLALFPVLEAKIKELHSYEVPEIIALPLIAGSQSYLQWIGENVLEI, from the coding sequence ATGCAACAATCAATGTCTTCAACTTCTCGGCGTTATGGTGTGGTGTTAGTAACTGCTTCGACAAAAAAGGAGGCGGAAAATATCGCTTCGGCTTTAGTTGAGGCGAAATTAGCTGCTTGTGTTAGTTTGACAGCAGTTAATTCTATTTATACCTGGCAAGGTAAAGTGAATTCTGAGGAAGAGTGGCAATTAATTATTAAGAGTGATTTAGCTCTATTTCCGGTGTTAGAAGCAAAAATTAAAGAATTGCATTCTTATGAAGTGCCAGAAATTATTGCTTTACCTCTTATTGCAGGTTCTCAATCATACTTACAATGGATTGGAGAAAATGTCTTGGAAATTTAG
- a CDS encoding pentapeptide repeat-containing protein, producing the protein MKVSQLRRLYEQGIRNFTGVDLSGADLRGVMLIEVNLTGANLMGADFSRAFLTKSDLSGANLNWANLNFAKLSDTKLVETELTKANLSGAFMVKSKLPRAKLSGANLSHSNLRGANLWGANLCGANLHKINFREANLSGVNLSWANLYEARLSGAKLYGACLNGVNLSKSFLKDVDLSGVDLEGVNLSESRLGGATLEGANLNSANLQKARLRGVNLRGAELTGANLAGASLEEANLTGAILRRTDLRDANLNEAELSGAIFEDAEVAGTLLEPSNEHLRHSGNFQAQFAV; encoded by the coding sequence ATGAAAGTTAGCCAATTGCGTAGACTTTATGAACAAGGAATAAGAAACTTCACTGGAGTAGATCTCAGTGGGGCTGACTTGAGAGGTGTAATGTTGATTGAAGTTAATCTTACAGGTGCTAACCTGATGGGGGCTGATTTCAGTCGCGCTTTCTTAACTAAGTCAGATTTAAGTGGTGCTAATCTTAACTGGGCAAATTTGAATTTTGCTAAACTTAGTGACACTAAGTTAGTAGAAACAGAATTGACAAAAGCTAATCTGAGTGGCGCTTTTATGGTAAAATCGAAGCTGCCACGAGCTAAATTAAGCGGTGCAAATTTGTCTCACTCTAACTTGAGAGGAGCAAATTTATGGGGAGCAAATCTATGCGGGGCAAATTTACATAAAATTAATTTCCGCGAGGCAAATCTTAGTGGTGTTAATTTAAGTTGGGCTAATTTGTATGAAGCAAGATTAAGTGGTGCAAAATTGTATGGGGCTTGTTTAAATGGGGTTAATTTAAGTAAGTCATTTTTAAAGGATGTAGATTTAAGTGGTGTTGATTTAGAAGGTGTGAATCTTTCTGAGTCGAGATTGGGTGGTGCTACATTAGAAGGTGCAAATTTAAATTCGGCTAATCTTCAGAAAGCACGTCTGCGGGGAGTTAATTTACGCGGTGCAGAGTTAACAGGAGCTAACTTAGCAGGAGCGAGTTTAGAAGAGGCAAATTTAACTGGAGCAATTTTGAGAAGAACAGATTTGCGCGATGCTAATCTGAATGAAGCAGAATTGAGTGGTGCTATTTTTGAGGATGCTGAAGTTGCTGGGACTCTTTTAGAGCCATCAAATGAGCATTTGCGCCACTCAGGAAATTTCCAAGCTCAATTTGCGGTTTAG